The Meiothermus ruber DSM 1279 genome includes the window GTAAATGGCCTCTACGCCTGGGGTGGCGATGACTGTCCCGAGAACGTGCTAGGCGGAATCAGCTCGGGGATCTTGGCCCTTTGGCCTTATGTGGACCACACTCGAGATCTGGTGGTAATCACCGACGCCTCAGCCCAGCCCGGCGACGTGAGCGGGATCCTCGCGGTGGCCAAGCTCAACAATGTCCGGGTGAACGTGCTGCTCTCAGGGGATTGTGGTCTCCCGCCCGCTTCGGTATCCAGCCGGGCAGGCATTGGCGTTCAGAGCGTGAGCACAACGGCGCTTTCTAGCCAGGTCGTGCTCAAGCGCATCGCCGAGGAAACCGGGGGCAAGTACTTCTACCTCCCCGGCGGAAGCCAGTCCGATTTCGAGTATGCCCTGGGTGAAATCTTCAACAACATCCGGGACACCGACCCTTCCACGGTAGACCGTGAGCCCCCCAGTGTTACCGTGAGCGTTACCCCATCTACCCTCTGGCCACCCAACCACAAGCTGGTCGAGGTCAAGCCTGCTGTAAGTGCCAGCGACAACCTCGACCCTACCCCAAGGGTGGAGCTGGTCGGGGTGAAGGTAAGCGAGCCCGACGACGGCCAGGGCGACGGGAACACCGCTGATGACGTGCAGATCACCACTAACGGCCGGATCTTCGTGCGGGCCGAGCGCAGCGCCCAGGGCAACCGCCGCGTCTACACAGTCACGTACCGGGCCACCGACGCCAGCGGGAACACTGGCTACGGCTCGGCCGACGTGGTGGTACCCCATGACCGCTCCGGAAAGTAGGCTACTGAAGGTTCGCAACGCCGGGCGGGTCCGCCCGGCGTTGCCGGCTGCGGAGAACTCGACGCTTCTCCAAGGGCCAGGGCGCCCGTATGAGGATGCGCCTGCCGTCGTATATCTGTTGGCGGTAGACGTCGGACCCTGCGTAAGCGCGCTGACCGGAACGGAGGTATGCGGGCCTTAAAAACACGACCGCGGCCATACATAACACCTAGACACCTAACCCCCCTTGCGGGGGGCTTCGGTGCAGGAAGTAAAACCATCAGCACTCGGCTGTGGCAGCCTTCGCAGGCGTCCTCAGTATGTCACTTCTTATTGCCGTTATCAAGTATTATATTCCCAGGAGGTAAAGCCATGTACGACAGCATCCGGCTGATGGTCGGCGGCCTCGGGCTTTTGTCGCGGGAGATGGTCATGCGGAACTACATCGCTTACAAGCACGGGGATGGCCAGGCTTTCGAGGCCCTGGTGGCGCACTACGGCTACCTGGCGTTCGAGAAGGCTTTCCGGCTGTTCCACCGCCTCGGCGACGAGGCCCGTGACCTGGCCCAGGAGCTTTTGTGTGAAGTGGTGGAGGTGCTCTCGAAACCGCTTCCCTCCGGCTCCAAGAACCTCACCTTCTGGGTGAACGTGGCCCTCGACCGCAAGGTCCGGGAGCGGCTGACCCAGGACGGCGTGGGCACGTACCGCGAGAACCGGCTTCTCAAGAAGCTGGTGGCGGTGCGGCTGGAGCTGGAAGGGGAAAAGGGACGCGCCCCCACCCACCCCGAGCTGGCGCAGGCCCTCGGGGTCGATGAGGAGACCCTCGAGCGCCTTCTCGCTGTGGAGGAGGCAAACCGCATTCTCAGCCTATCGGCTCCACACCCGGAGACCGGCACACGGCTGGAGGAGATGGTTGCGTCAACCGAAGAGGAAGACGTGCTCGAGGAGCTTGAGGAAGCCCTGGAGAAAGCCCGACTGGGGCTGAAGGCTGAGGAACTCTCTACCCTCGACCGCTTCCTGGCGGGAGAGGAAGTCTCCCAGGCCAATCTGGACGCCCTGGCGGCGACGCTCAAGGCCCGCATGGTCGCATAGCAGGCAAGCCTTTTTGCCTTCCGAGGATCATCCCTGTCCTTGGAAGGTTCTTTTTTGGGCCGGTGGCTAGTTCATCGGGCCGCGCTCGCGGAAGTAAGCCCCGTTGCTGTCCCATACCGGCACCAGACGCCCGTTGAGACACCCCT containing:
- a CDS encoding vWA domain-containing protein, encoding MATCRDGVYRSKLNIEAVNPDGGVIAIPLARRYSNERNVQCRPRAVSLVVDDTGSMGSVIGAVKASLAGYINSIPEDEYTLWNLITFKDDVRVLGTTTDRNAILGWVNGLYAWGGDDCPENVLGGISSGILALWPYVDHTRDLVVITDASAQPGDVSGILAVAKLNNVRVNVLLSGDCGLPPASVSSRAGIGVQSVSTTALSSQVVLKRIAEETGGKYFYLPGGSQSDFEYALGEIFNNIRDTDPSTVDREPPSVTVSVTPSTLWPPNHKLVEVKPAVSASDNLDPTPRVELVGVKVSEPDDGQGDGNTADDVQITTNGRIFVRAERSAQGNRRVYTVTYRATDASGNTGYGSADVVVPHDRSGK
- a CDS encoding sigma-70 domain-containing protein, whose amino-acid sequence is MYDSIRLMVGGLGLLSREMVMRNYIAYKHGDGQAFEALVAHYGYLAFEKAFRLFHRLGDEARDLAQELLCEVVEVLSKPLPSGSKNLTFWVNVALDRKVRERLTQDGVGTYRENRLLKKLVAVRLELEGEKGRAPTHPELAQALGVDEETLERLLAVEEANRILSLSAPHPETGTRLEEMVASTEEEDVLEELEEALEKARLGLKAEELSTLDRFLAGEEVSQANLDALAATLKARMVA